The Parus major isolate Abel chromosome Z, Parus_major1.1, whole genome shotgun sequence genome has a window encoding:
- the TMEM252 gene encoding transmembrane protein 252 — MRSTAGRASKQTADRNKVLCLLPKMPKGLFTFFRLFMLLLSFSTICLGVLCMSTNSSMCRCGNNKLVFHCLLALGLCLLVTGIFWSTFHEVLKYRTLGIFIQNPSHREPHVCTIDRPDFYPPSYEDRIDAEKLVFPLPVASTLKQQEFINIPPPPYSESSAEFASETNEQEQPPPYTLSVEQQQTADQEPNLRGGLNSHISMQEISCQQDTDFQRTSGRATPVKTRETGSQ, encoded by the exons ATGAGAAGTACAGCAGGGAGAGccagcaaacaaacagcagacAGGAACAAAGTGCTGTGTCTTCTGCCAAAGATGCCAAAAGgtctttttactttctttcgTCTTTTTATGCTCTTACTCAGTTTCTCCACTATTTGCCTGGGAGTACTTTGCATGTCCACGAATTCCTCCATGTGCAGATGTGGGAACAACAAGCTAGTGTTTCATTGCCTGTTAGCTTTGGGGCTCTGTCTCCTTGTTACTGGCATTTTCTGGAGCACTTTCCATGAAGTCCTGAAGTACAGGACCCTTGGCATCTTCATTCAAAATCCCAGCCACAGAGAACCACATGTCTGCACCATAGACAG GCCTGACTTCTACCCTCCCTCTTATGAAGACAGAATAGATGCTGAAAAACTGGTCTTCCCACTGCCAGTTGCCTCCACACTAAAACAGCAAGAATTCATCAATATTCCTCCGCCTCCATACAGTGAGAGTAGTGCAGAGTTTGCCAGTGAAACAaatgagcaggagcagccaccaCCATATACTTTatctgtggagcagcagcaaacagctgACCAAGAGCCAAACCTCAGAGGGGGGTTAAATTCTCATATATCCATGCAAGAAATCAGCTGCCAACAGGATACAGACTTCCAGAGGACCTCAGGAAGAGCAACACCTGTCAAAACAAGAGAGACAGGCAGCCAGTAA